The Mucilaginibacter mallensis genome has a segment encoding these proteins:
- a CDS encoding REP-associated tyrosine transposase has translation MPSKYRIHNSQEIYFVTFAVVEWVDALSRRYYKDLFLESLKYCQENKGFIIYAYVIMNNHVHLIASADDKYNLSDILCDLKKFTSKKLTKAIEENIQESRKRWMLWLFRSNGQRNSNNEIHQFWQQDNHPVCLDTAEMIDQRLTYLHNNPVAEGIVEEPEHYVYSSARDYAGIKGLLDVVFLY, from the coding sequence ATGCCTTCCAAATACCGTATTCACAATAGTCAGGAAATTTACTTCGTAACATTCGCCGTAGTAGAATGGGTAGATGCTCTATCCCGACGATATTATAAGGACCTATTTTTAGAATCCTTAAAATATTGCCAGGAGAATAAAGGCTTTATTATTTATGCTTATGTAATCATGAATAATCATGTGCATTTGATCGCCTCTGCCGATGATAAGTACAATCTCTCAGATATCCTTTGTGATCTGAAAAAGTTCACGAGCAAAAAGCTGACAAAAGCAATTGAAGAAAATATTCAGGAAAGTCGTAAACGTTGGATGCTTTGGCTATTCAGGTCGAACGGGCAAAGAAATAGCAATAATGAGATTCACCAGTTTTGGCAGCAGGATAATCATCCGGTATGCCTGGATACTGCTGAAATGATCGACCAGCGATTGACCTATTTGCATAATAATCCCGTTGCTGAGGGAATAGTTGAAGAACCGGAGCATTACGTTTACAGTAGTGCAAGAGATTATGCGGGTATTAAAGGGCTGCTGGATGTGGTCTTTTTGTATTGA